From Salinirubellus salinus, the proteins below share one genomic window:
- a CDS encoding MFS transporter — MRTPGVVTRYYLYEATDTAGFVWPVFTLFLLSRGLSFTEIATLSATMAVLVVVGEVPTGYLGDRIGRRNSLVLGRVAAVASLLGFLVVTTFPGFLVLYALWALTFTFASGTAEAWLYDTLEERLDTDQFTRVRGRGRAVGSWAMAATMVASGFLYVGDREWPFVAAAAVGVVSVGVLLTMPEPSRGEGDEDERLSVVEALPVVRGALGRPGVRSLVLYVGLFYGAVSAADDLIQPIAVDAFDGYLAVLPAAAAGLPGEALLGFLYAGFTAVAGVASDNAGRLESALGTTGAVVVVPAVVAVCYLFPLVATATAVPVFFVLKAGRAAVAPVTGQFLNDRVESVGRATALSAAAMVFALVRVPLKLLAGGVADAAGPVAGVAALGVAFLLTGGVLVAVERPGAVPTDVASHGD, encoded by the coding sequence ATGCGAACGCCCGGTGTCGTCACTCGGTACTACCTGTACGAGGCGACCGACACCGCCGGGTTCGTCTGGCCGGTGTTCACGCTGTTCCTGCTCTCCCGTGGCCTCTCGTTCACCGAGATAGCCACGCTGAGCGCCACGATGGCCGTCCTCGTCGTGGTCGGCGAGGTGCCGACGGGCTACCTCGGTGACCGCATCGGCCGGCGTAACAGCCTCGTCCTCGGCCGGGTGGCCGCTGTCGCCTCCCTGCTCGGGTTCCTCGTCGTCACGACGTTCCCGGGGTTCCTCGTACTGTACGCACTCTGGGCGCTGACGTTCACCTTCGCCTCCGGCACGGCGGAAGCGTGGCTCTACGACACGCTCGAGGAACGCCTCGACACGGACCAGTTCACCCGCGTCAGAGGTCGCGGGCGGGCCGTCGGGTCGTGGGCGATGGCCGCCACGATGGTCGCGTCCGGGTTCCTCTACGTCGGCGACCGGGAGTGGCCGTTCGTGGCTGCGGCGGCCGTCGGCGTGGTGAGCGTCGGCGTCCTGCTGACGATGCCGGAACCCAGCCGTGGAGAGGGCGACGAGGATGAGCGCCTCTCGGTCGTCGAGGCACTGCCGGTCGTCCGGGGGGCACTCGGCCGCCCCGGCGTCCGCTCGCTGGTGCTCTACGTCGGCCTGTTCTACGGGGCGGTGAGTGCGGCCGACGACCTGATACAGCCCATCGCCGTCGACGCGTTCGACGGCTACCTCGCGGTCCTGCCGGCCGCCGCCGCCGGACTGCCGGGGGAGGCGCTGCTCGGATTCCTCTACGCCGGGTTCACGGCCGTCGCGGGCGTCGCCAGCGACAACGCCGGCCGACTGGAGTCAGCACTCGGGACGACGGGGGCGGTGGTCGTCGTCCCGGCCGTGGTGGCGGTCTGCTACCTGTTCCCGCTGGTGGCGACGGCCACCGCCGTCCCGGTGTTCTTCGTCCTGAAGGCGGGACGTGCCGCGGTGGCTCCCGTCACCGGGCAGTTCCTGAACGACCGGGTCGAGAGCGTGGGCCGGGCGACGGCGCTCTCGGCCGCGGCGATGGTGTTCGCGCTGGTCCGGGTCCCGCTGAAACTCCTCGCCGGTGGGGTCGCCGACGCCGCCGGACCGGTCGCCGGGGTCGCGGCGCTGGGCGTCGCGTTCCTCCTCACCGGGGGCGTGCTGGTGGCCGTCGAGCGACCGGGGGCCGTCCCGACCGACGTGGCCAGCCACGGTGACTGA
- the ribB gene encoding 3,4-dihydroxy-2-butanone-4-phosphate synthase has translation MAGHAEADATTDPETETETDPVDRTLAAFRRGDPVLVHDAADREGETDLVYPASDVDAAAVARMRNDAGGLVCVALSDAVSEELGLPFVQETIDHGLAADHDLAYDERSSFSLTVNHRETFTGITDADRALTISELGALAAAPDYDQFVDAFRAPGHVHLLRAAPDLLDDRKGHTELGVALAAAADREPAVVVCEMLDDETGGALSPPDARAYARRHGLVYVEGAALVDRLN, from the coding sequence ATGGCGGGCCACGCCGAGGCCGACGCGACCACGGACCCCGAGACGGAGACGGAGACCGACCCCGTTGACCGGACCCTCGCCGCCTTCCGCCGCGGCGACCCGGTCCTCGTCCACGACGCCGCCGACCGCGAGGGCGAGACGGACCTCGTCTACCCGGCCAGCGACGTCGACGCCGCCGCGGTCGCCCGGATGCGCAACGACGCCGGCGGCCTCGTCTGCGTCGCCCTCTCCGACGCGGTGAGCGAGGAACTCGGACTGCCGTTCGTCCAGGAGACCATCGACCACGGCCTCGCCGCCGACCACGACCTCGCATACGACGAGCGCTCCTCGTTCTCGCTGACGGTGAACCACCGCGAGACGTTCACCGGCATCACCGACGCCGACCGCGCGCTCACCATCTCCGAACTCGGCGCGCTCGCGGCCGCCCCGGACTACGACCAGTTCGTCGACGCCTTCCGCGCGCCGGGCCACGTCCACCTCCTGCGGGCGGCCCCGGACCTGCTCGACGACCGGAAGGGCCACACGGAACTCGGCGTCGCCCTCGCGGCCGCCGCCGACCGCGAACCCGCCGTCGTCGTCTGCGAGATGCTCGACGACGAGACGGGCGGGGCGCTCTCCCCGCCCGACGCACGGGCCTACGCCCGTCGCCACGGCCTCGTCTACGTCGAGGGGGCGGCCCTCGTCGACCGACTGAACTGA
- a CDS encoding DUF120 domain-containing protein — MAGQAELSVGHDELATLKRLAMAGALETRATVTCAVLAGELGVSNQTASRRLQRLEDAGLVEREIVSDGQRVAVTESGERALQREYADYRRIFEGEVGVALSGVVTSGMGEGRHYISLPGYMEQFEERLGYAPFAGTLNVELDDDSVRSRARMDTLDPVPIDGWEDDDRTYGPAFCWPASLETPAGDRFDEVHVVAPERTHHGADQLELIAPVKLREELGLEDEDHVSVHVGERGGHGGAR; from the coding sequence ATGGCAGGACAGGCTGAGTTGTCGGTCGGCCACGACGAACTGGCCACCTTGAAGCGGCTGGCGATGGCGGGGGCGCTGGAGACCCGCGCGACGGTGACGTGTGCGGTGCTGGCCGGCGAACTCGGCGTCTCGAACCAGACGGCCTCGCGTCGCCTCCAGCGGCTCGAGGACGCCGGTCTCGTCGAGCGCGAGATCGTCAGCGACGGCCAGCGGGTCGCCGTCACGGAGTCCGGCGAGCGCGCCCTCCAGCGCGAGTACGCCGACTACCGCCGCATCTTCGAGGGCGAGGTCGGGGTCGCGCTCTCCGGTGTCGTCACGAGCGGCATGGGGGAGGGCCGGCACTACATCTCGCTCCCGGGCTACATGGAGCAGTTCGAGGAGCGGCTGGGCTACGCCCCGTTCGCGGGCACGCTGAACGTGGAACTGGACGACGACAGTGTCCGGTCGCGAGCCCGGATGGACACCCTCGACCCCGTCCCGATCGACGGCTGGGAGGACGACGACCGGACCTACGGGCCGGCGTTCTGCTGGCCGGCCTCGCTGGAGACCCCCGCGGGCGACCGGTTCGACGAGGTCCACGTCGTCGCACCAGAGCGGACCCACCACGGCGCCGACCAGCTCGAGCTCATCGCCCCGGTCAAACTCCGCGAGGAACTCGGGCTCGAGGACGAGGACCACGTCTCGGTCCACGTCGGTGAGCGAGGCGGGCACGGAGGTGCGCGCTGA
- the twy1 gene encoding 4-demethylwyosine synthase TYW1, whose protein sequence is MSSGPRQVDDPDYHSVNHTAAQTCGWTEHALKGEGRCYKNTFYGIQSHRCIQMTPVVKCNERCVFCWRDHAGHSYELDGVEWDDPEAVVDASIHLQKRLLSGFGGNDEVPRQVFEEAMEPRHVAISLDGEPTLYPYLPELVEAFHDRGITTFLVSNGTRPEMLERCDPTQLYVSVDAADRRTFQRTVNAVEEDAWDTLIETLDVLAAKEETRTVIRTTLVDGVNMHTPAWYAAMCDRAGVDFVEMKAYMHVGHSRGRLDRSAMPSHERVRAFTKQVGEFLPDHDVYREVEQSRVALLAREADTWVPKLKGGSEFWKANPYA, encoded by the coding sequence ATGAGCAGCGGGCCGAGACAGGTGGACGACCCGGACTACCACAGCGTCAACCACACGGCGGCCCAGACCTGCGGCTGGACCGAACACGCCCTGAAGGGCGAGGGGAGGTGTTACAAGAACACCTTCTACGGCATCCAGAGCCACCGGTGCATCCAGATGACACCCGTCGTCAAGTGCAACGAGCGGTGCGTCTTCTGCTGGCGCGACCACGCCGGCCACAGCTACGAACTCGACGGCGTCGAGTGGGACGACCCGGAGGCCGTCGTCGACGCGAGCATCCACCTCCAGAAACGCCTCCTCTCGGGGTTCGGCGGGAACGACGAGGTCCCGCGTCAGGTGTTCGAGGAGGCGATGGAGCCACGCCACGTCGCCATCTCGCTCGACGGCGAGCCCACGCTCTACCCCTACCTCCCCGAACTCGTCGAGGCGTTCCACGACCGGGGCATCACGACGTTCCTCGTCTCGAACGGGACCCGGCCCGAGATGCTGGAACGCTGTGACCCCACCCAGCTCTACGTGAGCGTCGACGCCGCGGACCGCCGGACGTTCCAGCGCACCGTGAACGCCGTCGAGGAGGACGCGTGGGACACGCTGATAGAGACTCTGGACGTCCTCGCGGCGAAGGAGGAGACGCGGACCGTGATCCGGACCACGCTGGTCGACGGCGTGAACATGCACACGCCGGCGTGGTACGCCGCGATGTGCGACCGCGCGGGCGTGGACTTCGTCGAGATGAAGGCCTACATGCACGTCGGGCACTCACGCGGGCGACTGGACCGTTCGGCGATGCCGAGCCACGAGCGGGTCCGGGCGTTCACGAAGCAGGTGGGCGAGTTCCTGCCCGACCACGACGTCTACCGGGAGGTAGAGCAGTCGCGGGTGGCGTTGCTCGCACGCGAGGCGGACACGTGGGTGCCGAAGCTCAAGGGCGGGAGCGAGTTCTGGAAGGCGAACCCGTACGCCTGA
- a CDS encoding CPBP family intramembrane glutamic endopeptidase — MTPETTAPRVEGRAGFDRRLLPLAGFLVATALLPVVTLAGVAPFLTGPLGLETTPWLGVGVTILGASLLLGLALAVLRLEGVGLAAVGLTRPLARRAVLWFAGVVVSVNLLLLVVGVTVADSWTFALAGVPPALYVGLAVSQWVFVGLAEELAGRAYLQNKLVALFGGERDLPRRAAAITVMAVLFALWHVPQRLVVAGRSPAELPEALLPLVGFALVLGVLYELTRNVVLVALVHGAFNLPPVFLSVYGSAEWQSMVLLAAIALPSLLWLYAYQRWFSVPPRGPTTPV; from the coding sequence ATGACTCCCGAGACGACAGCGCCCCGGGTCGAGGGACGTGCCGGGTTCGACCGGCGACTGCTCCCGCTCGCGGGGTTCCTCGTGGCCACGGCCCTCCTTCCAGTGGTCACGCTGGCCGGTGTGGCACCGTTCCTGACCGGGCCGCTGGGGCTGGAGACGACGCCGTGGCTCGGCGTCGGCGTGACGATCCTCGGCGCCTCACTGTTGCTGGGGCTCGCTCTGGCCGTCCTCCGCCTCGAGGGAGTCGGTCTCGCCGCGGTCGGACTCACCCGGCCGCTCGCCCGGCGGGCCGTGCTGTGGTTCGCCGGCGTCGTGGTCTCCGTCAACCTCCTGCTCCTCGTCGTCGGCGTGACGGTGGCCGACTCGTGGACGTTCGCGCTCGCGGGCGTGCCGCCGGCGCTCTACGTCGGACTCGCCGTCTCCCAGTGGGTGTTCGTCGGACTCGCCGAGGAACTCGCGGGCCGGGCGTACCTGCAGAACAAGCTCGTCGCGCTGTTCGGTGGCGAGCGCGACCTGCCGCGCCGGGCGGCCGCCATCACCGTGATGGCGGTCCTCTTCGCGCTCTGGCACGTGCCCCAGCGACTCGTCGTGGCGGGCCGCTCGCCCGCCGAACTCCCCGAGGCACTCCTGCCGCTCGTCGGGTTCGCGCTCGTGCTGGGTGTCCTGTACGAACTCACGCGGAACGTGGTGCTCGTCGCGCTCGTCCACGGGGCGTTCAACCTCCCGCCGGTCTTCCTCTCGGTGTACGGGAGCGCGGAGTGGCAGTCCATGGTGCTGCTGGCGGCGATCGCCCTGCCGTCGCTGCTCTGGCTGTACGCCTACCAACGGTGGTTCTCCGTGCCGCCGCGCGGCCCGACCACACCAGTTTAG
- a CDS encoding HTH domain-containing protein — MAADGFFVDDEPYTTPTLGTDEPLDVEATAYFRASAPAVARARQETARARLDALVDANVLHGLTVDRWPNKASVPADGPTPVPVERYEEFRAALGEDGHLDPFFEDRPGIGRSSRVVVLPVITLALRRDGELTGLYPCWKDGHHYSIEEGLAALEEGTDAENLR, encoded by the coding sequence ATGGCTGCAGATGGGTTCTTCGTCGACGACGAACCGTACACGACCCCGACGCTGGGGACGGACGAACCGCTGGACGTGGAGGCGACCGCGTACTTCCGCGCCTCGGCACCGGCTGTCGCCCGTGCCCGACAGGAGACGGCGAGGGCTCGCCTGGACGCGCTGGTCGACGCGAACGTCCTCCACGGGCTGACCGTCGACCGCTGGCCGAACAAGGCGAGCGTCCCGGCCGACGGCCCCACCCCCGTCCCCGTCGAACGCTACGAGGAGTTCCGCGCGGCGCTGGGCGAGGACGGCCACCTCGACCCGTTCTTCGAGGACCGCCCCGGCATCGGCCGGTCCTCGCGCGTCGTGGTCCTCCCGGTCATCACGCTGGCGCTCCGGCGCGACGGGGAGCTGACCGGCCTCTATCCGTGCTGGAAGGACGGCCACCACTACAGCATCGAGGAGGGGCTGGCGGCGCTGGAGGAGGGAACGGACGCCGAGAACCTCCGGTGA
- the prf1 gene encoding peptide chain release factor aRF-1, whose amino-acid sequence MSKQEEEQSDKQKYEFKKVIEELQEYKGSGTQLVSIYMPEDRQVSDVVAHVTQEHSEASNIKSKQTRTAVQDALTSIKDRLRYYDTYPPENGMVIFSGAFDTGGGQTDMVTRVLESPPEPVESFRYHCDSEFLTEPLEYMLEDKGLYGLVVLDRREANVGWLRGKRVEAVKSASSLVPGKQRKGGQSAQRFARLRLEAIDNFYQEVAEMANELFVDKRHEMDGVLVGGPSPTKDEFLDGEYLHHELQDKVLGKFDVSYTDESGLKDLVDAAGDVLADHEVMKDKRQMEEFFEELHDGGKATYGFDQTRRNLMMGAVDRLLISEDLRKDVVVYDCGEKQEFEVVDRRHQTPEHTCENGQSAEVVDREDVIDHLMGLAEQRGSETKFISTDFEKGEQLMTAFGGVAGILRYSTGV is encoded by the coding sequence ATGAGCAAGCAGGAGGAGGAGCAGTCGGACAAACAGAAGTACGAGTTCAAGAAGGTCATCGAGGAACTCCAGGAGTACAAGGGCTCCGGGACCCAGCTCGTGTCCATCTACATGCCCGAGGACCGGCAGGTCTCCGACGTCGTCGCCCACGTCACGCAGGAACACAGCGAGGCGTCGAACATCAAGTCGAAGCAGACCCGGACGGCCGTGCAGGACGCGCTGACCAGCATCAAGGACCGGCTCCGGTACTACGACACCTACCCGCCGGAGAACGGGATGGTCATCTTCAGCGGCGCGTTCGACACCGGCGGCGGGCAGACGGACATGGTCACGCGGGTGCTGGAGTCGCCGCCCGAGCCGGTCGAGTCGTTCCGCTACCACTGCGACTCGGAGTTCCTCACCGAGCCGCTGGAGTACATGCTGGAGGACAAGGGGCTGTACGGGCTCGTCGTCCTCGACCGGCGCGAGGCGAACGTCGGCTGGCTCCGCGGCAAGCGCGTGGAGGCGGTGAAGTCGGCCTCCTCGCTGGTGCCCGGCAAGCAGCGGAAAGGTGGCCAGTCAGCCCAGCGGTTCGCCCGCCTGCGGCTGGAGGCCATCGACAACTTCTACCAGGAGGTCGCGGAGATGGCCAACGAACTGTTCGTGGACAAGCGGCACGAGATGGACGGTGTCCTCGTCGGTGGCCCCTCGCCCACGAAGGACGAGTTCCTCGACGGCGAGTACCTCCACCACGAACTCCAGGACAAGGTGCTCGGGAAGTTCGACGTCTCCTACACCGACGAGTCGGGGCTGAAGGACCTCGTCGACGCCGCGGGCGACGTGCTCGCGGACCACGAGGTGATGAAGGACAAGCGCCAGATGGAGGAGTTCTTCGAGGAGCTCCACGACGGTGGGAAGGCCACCTACGGGTTCGACCAGACCCGCCGCAACCTGATGATGGGCGCGGTCGACCGCCTGCTCATCTCCGAGGACCTGCGCAAGGACGTGGTGGTCTACGACTGCGGCGAGAAACAGGAGTTCGAGGTGGTCGACCGACGCCACCAGACCCCCGAGCACACCTGCGAGAACGGCCAGTCTGCCGAGGTGGTCGACCGTGAGGACGTCATCGACCACCTGATGGGACTCGCCGAACAGCGCGGCTCCGAGACGAAGTTCATCAGCACGGACTTCGAGAAGGGCGAACAGCTGATGACCGCGTTCGGCGGCGTCGCCGGCATCCTGCGGTACTCGACGGGCGTCTAA
- a CDS encoding AAA family ATPase, which translates to MDVFAVAGGDGAGKTATALNLAVALREAGSYAAVLDADLRGNITSMLDVDYDATLHDVLTGDSRARDAVADVELSADTLPESDLAAYRKALAADRTQFRAGGDRDEVTTEEDEPDIDTLPVVAGFENRAEHTGTDPEALESVLENFVMAYDVLVVDTGNGPASQSPTIDVAEGTLTVTTPDPAKMEAAREDVRACTNAGTRLMGTVVNRAGDKTSISEVTDTVGTEAFGVIPEDARTAALEPVFFSVPGSPAANAYGRLAGKTRSWDGTSALVGQASADGGDDPGAGRGGGTDDEDDDDSGGFLSGLLGDD; encoded by the coding sequence ATGGACGTATTCGCAGTCGCCGGGGGGGACGGTGCCGGCAAGACCGCGACGGCGTTGAACCTCGCCGTCGCGCTGCGGGAGGCGGGGTCGTACGCGGCGGTCCTCGACGCGGACCTCCGTGGGAACATCACCTCGATGCTCGACGTGGACTACGACGCGACGCTCCACGACGTGCTCACGGGTGACAGCCGCGCGAGGGACGCCGTCGCCGACGTGGAACTCTCGGCCGACACCCTGCCCGAGAGCGACCTCGCGGCCTACCGCAAGGCGCTGGCGGCCGACCGGACCCAGTTCCGCGCCGGCGGCGACCGCGACGAGGTGACGACCGAGGAGGACGAACCCGACATCGACACGCTCCCGGTCGTCGCCGGCTTCGAGAACCGCGCCGAACACACCGGCACCGACCCGGAGGCGCTCGAGAGCGTCCTCGAGAACTTCGTGATGGCCTACGACGTCCTCGTCGTGGACACGGGCAACGGCCCGGCCTCCCAGTCACCCACCATCGACGTGGCCGAGGGCACGCTCACGGTCACGACGCCCGACCCGGCGAAGATGGAGGCCGCACGCGAGGACGTCCGGGCCTGTACCAACGCCGGGACGAGACTGATGGGCACCGTCGTCAACCGCGCCGGTGACAAGACCAGCATCTCCGAGGTGACCGACACCGTCGGCACCGAGGCCTTCGGCGTCATCCCCGAGGACGCCCGGACCGCCGCACTCGAACCCGTCTTCTTCTCGGTGCCGGGGAGTCCCGCCGCGAACGCCTACGGCCGACTCGCCGGCAAGACCCGGTCGTGGGACGGCACCTCGGCGCTCGTCGGGCAGGCCAGCGCGGACGGGGGCGACGACCCCGGCGCCGGCCGCGGCGGCGGCACGGACGACGAGGACGACGACGACTCCGGCGGGTTCCTCTCCGGCCTGCTGGGCGACGACTGA
- a CDS encoding DUF6276 family protein, whose amino-acid sequence MQCPDCNGQVATFDVPENLREHLPKPVPTAGLCTRCLALHPTDEGGDPEFIDLEAFPEDPDAAISLAIAIGLLDSLALNRASIETLFRRVAEAGEDPFLALDRLSTSGAVQPRVDLVARKQQIEQLMSS is encoded by the coding sequence ATGCAATGTCCCGACTGTAACGGTCAGGTCGCCACGTTCGACGTCCCGGAGAACCTCCGCGAACACCTCCCGAAGCCCGTCCCCACCGCGGGGCTCTGTACCCGCTGTCTCGCGCTCCACCCCACAGACGAGGGCGGCGACCCCGAGTTCATCGACCTCGAGGCGTTCCCCGAGGACCCGGACGCCGCCATCTCGCTCGCCATCGCCATCGGCCTGCTCGACTCGCTGGCGCTCAACCGCGCCTCCATCGAGACGCTGTTCCGCCGGGTCGCCGAGGCCGGCGAGGACCCGTTCCTCGCGCTCGACCGCCTCTCGACCTCCGGTGCCGTCCAGCCCCGGGTCGACCTCGTGGCGCGCAAACAGCAGATCGAGCAGTTGATGAGCAGCTGA
- the argS gene encoding arginine--tRNA ligase, translating to MFVTFREEVRDALHGALTSLDYPTDDLGIEEPPEDVPAVLASSVAFRLASEAGAPPPQVAAELADAIDAGTLEYVGRVETQGPYVNFLPGDAYLAATLDAAQDTEYGHLPDRDESVVVEHTSANPTGPVHVGRARNPITGDAIANALEFAGYDVERHYYVNDAGRQVAVFTWAYETFDEADLDADPARDRIEYDLVRYYRKGNAYLEDADPEEVEAAEAEIEAIMRGLEAGDEETFERVAEVVDRVLSGMTECLSRLPATFDEFVKESRFMRDGSTDDVAERLKDSEYAVLEEEAWQLELDEWGIEKKLVFLRSDGTSLYTTRDLAHHEWKFENFDRAVTVLGEDHKLQAQQLDAALEILGNDTSQLTSTFYSWVNLPGGEGMSTRAGTGIDLDDLLDEAIDRARDEVERRLETRQRDDDLDEADIQRIAEQVGLGAVRYDIVSKQPTKAITFQWEEALDFEAQSAPYVQYVHARCCGILDEAERAGHEVPAEPDASALGTPEEEALVLTIARLTGAIDKAAAQLEPHRVATYTRDIAETFNAFYRECPVLTAEDEEVRAARLALVRASRHTVANALAVLGVAAPESM from the coding sequence ATGTTCGTCACCTTCCGCGAGGAGGTCCGCGACGCCCTGCACGGGGCGCTCACCTCGCTCGACTACCCCACGGACGACCTCGGCATCGAGGAGCCACCCGAGGACGTCCCGGCCGTCCTCGCCTCCAGCGTCGCGTTCAGACTCGCCAGCGAGGCCGGCGCCCCGCCCCCACAGGTCGCCGCCGAACTCGCCGACGCCATCGACGCTGGGACGCTCGAGTACGTCGGCCGCGTCGAGACGCAGGGCCCGTACGTGAACTTCCTCCCCGGCGACGCCTACCTGGCGGCCACGCTCGACGCCGCACAGGACACCGAGTACGGCCACCTCCCGGACCGCGACGAGAGCGTCGTCGTCGAGCACACCTCCGCGAACCCGACCGGCCCGGTCCACGTCGGCCGCGCACGCAACCCCATCACCGGCGACGCCATCGCCAACGCACTCGAGTTCGCCGGTTACGACGTCGAGCGGCACTACTACGTCAACGACGCCGGCCGACAGGTCGCCGTCTTCACGTGGGCCTACGAGACGTTCGACGAGGCCGACCTCGACGCGGACCCCGCCCGCGACCGCATCGAGTACGACCTCGTGCGCTACTACCGCAAGGGCAACGCCTACCTCGAGGACGCGGACCCCGAGGAGGTGGAGGCGGCAGAGGCCGAGATCGAGGCCATCATGCGCGGGCTGGAGGCCGGCGACGAGGAGACCTTCGAACGCGTCGCCGAGGTTGTCGACCGCGTGCTCTCGGGGATGACCGAGTGTCTCTCCCGCCTCCCCGCCACCTTCGACGAGTTCGTCAAGGAGTCACGGTTCATGCGTGACGGCTCGACCGACGACGTGGCCGAGCGCCTCAAGGACAGCGAGTACGCCGTCCTCGAGGAGGAGGCGTGGCAGCTCGAACTGGACGAGTGGGGCATCGAGAAGAAGCTCGTGTTCCTCCGTTCCGACGGCACCTCGCTGTACACGACCCGTGACCTCGCCCACCACGAGTGGAAGTTCGAGAACTTCGACCGGGCGGTGACGGTGCTCGGTGAGGACCACAAACTGCAGGCTCAGCAGCTCGACGCCGCCCTCGAGATACTCGGCAACGACACCAGCCAGCTCACCTCGACGTTCTACTCGTGGGTGAATCTCCCCGGCGGCGAGGGGATGTCCACGCGCGCGGGCACGGGAATCGACCTCGACGACCTGCTCGACGAGGCCATCGACCGCGCCCGCGACGAGGTGGAGAGGCGCCTCGAGACGCGCCAGCGCGACGACGACCTCGACGAGGCGGACATCCAGCGCATCGCCGAGCAGGTCGGGCTCGGTGCGGTCCGCTACGACATCGTCTCGAAACAGCCCACGAAGGCCATCACGTTCCAGTGGGAGGAGGCACTCGACTTCGAGGCCCAGTCCGCCCCGTACGTCCAGTACGTCCACGCGCGGTGCTGTGGCATCCTCGACGAGGCCGAACGCGCGGGTCACGAGGTGCCGGCCGAACCCGACGCGAGCGCGCTCGGAACACCCGAGGAGGAGGCCCTCGTGCTGACCATCGCGCGATTGACGGGTGCGATAGACAAGGCCGCCGCCCAGCTGGAACCCCACCGCGTCGCCACCTACACGCGCGACATCGCCGAGACGTTCAACGCGTTCTACCGCGAGTGTCCCGTCCTCACGGCCGAGGACGAGGAGGTGCGTGCCGCGCGGCTGGCGCTGGTCCGCGCCTCGCGTCACACCGTCGCCAACGCGCTGGCGGTGCTCGGCGTGGCGGCGCCGGAGTCGATGTAG
- a CDS encoding V-type ATP synthase subunit D: MAKDVKPTRKNLMAIEDRIELSERGHDTLEKKRDGLIMEFMDILDQAQDVRSDMNDAYNRAQHAINMARAMDGDVAVRGAAAALKDHPEITTQSKNIMGVVVPQIESSKVRKSLDERGYGVLGTSARIDEAAAAYEELIEQIVLAAEVETAMKKMLDEIETTKRRVNALEFTLLPQLYENQEYIEQKLEEQEREEIFRLKKIKSKKEEEEKQAAKAAAEAEAEKEAVTADD, encoded by the coding sequence ATGGCCAAGGACGTCAAGCCCACCCGCAAGAACCTCATGGCTATCGAGGACCGCATCGAGCTCTCGGAGCGGGGCCACGACACGCTGGAGAAGAAGCGTGACGGTCTCATCATGGAGTTCATGGACATCCTCGACCAGGCGCAGGACGTCCGCTCGGACATGAACGACGCGTACAACCGCGCGCAGCACGCCATCAACATGGCCCGCGCGATGGACGGCGACGTCGCGGTCCGGGGTGCGGCGGCGGCGCTGAAGGACCACCCGGAGATCACCACCCAGTCGAAGAACATCATGGGTGTGGTCGTCCCGCAGATCGAGTCCTCGAAGGTCCGCAAGTCGCTCGACGAGCGTGGGTACGGCGTCCTCGGCACCAGTGCCCGCATCGACGAGGCCGCGGCGGCCTACGAGGAACTCATCGAGCAGATCGTCCTCGCCGCGGAGGTCGAGACGGCGATGAAGAAGATGCTCGACGAGATCGAGACGACCAAGCGCCGTGTCAACGCGCTCGAGTTCACGCTCCTCCCGCAGCTCTACGAGAACCAGGAGTACATCGAGCAGAAACTCGAGGAGCAGGAGCGCGAGGAGATCTTCCGGCTCAAGAAGATCAAGTCCAAGAAAGAGGAGGAGGAGAAGCAGGCGGCGAAGGCCGCCGCCGAGGCGGAGGCGGAGAAGGAAGCGGTCACCGCCGACGACTGA
- a CDS encoding DUF7504 family protein, whose protein sequence is MADRMSHHTPTSAAEHLAGVGNVLVLAPGMATEREALCRALLERDDASRAVGVLYRGSPADWVERHEDAFPRGAFAVAVGVSSTALGVETVDSPDDLTGLEITVTEAVDEEPVAFCLDSLTTLLQYVDSDRAYRFVHALTTRLSAAGATAHFHLDPAAVDDRTVNTLLSFVDAVVRLDADGDVTVRRRPTPEE, encoded by the coding sequence ATGGCAGACCGAATGTCCCACCACACGCCGACCTCGGCCGCCGAGCACCTCGCTGGCGTCGGGAACGTCCTCGTGCTCGCGCCGGGGATGGCGACGGAGCGCGAGGCGCTGTGTCGGGCGCTCCTCGAGCGCGACGACGCCAGTCGGGCCGTGGGTGTGCTCTACCGTGGCTCGCCCGCCGACTGGGTCGAGCGACACGAGGACGCGTTCCCGCGAGGGGCGTTCGCCGTCGCCGTCGGCGTCTCCTCGACGGCGCTCGGCGTGGAGACGGTGGACTCGCCGGACGACCTGACCGGCCTCGAGATCACGGTCACCGAGGCCGTCGACGAGGAGCCCGTCGCGTTCTGTCTGGACTCGCTCACCACGCTCCTCCAGTACGTGGACTCGGACCGGGCCTACCGGTTCGTCCACGCGCTCACCACCCGTCTCTCGGCGGCTGGTGCGACCGCCCACTTCCACCTCGACCCCGCCGCCGTGGACGACCGGACGGTCAACACCCTGCTCTCGTTCGTCGACGCCGTGGTCCGGCTCGACGCGGACGGCGACGTCACCGTCCGTCGGCGGCCGACGCCCGAGGAGTAG